The Sandaracinus amylolyticus genomic interval TTCCGATCGGCGAGGCGCAGATCGGCGACCGCAGCACGTGCCCGGTGAGCGGCGAGGAGTTCGTCGTCACCGAGAGCTCGCCGACGGTCACGCACGAGGGCCGCACCTATTACTTCTGCTGCCCGCACTGCGCCGAGCGCTTCCAGGCGAACCCCGCGCAGTTCCTCCAGCAGCAGGGCGCGACGACGGAGTCCACCGAGGGCTGATCGTGCGAACGACGCGCGCGGGTACGATTGAAGCCGACTCGTCCCGCGCGCGTCGACGCCCGACATGATCACGCACCGAGCTCCAGCACTGGCTCTCGCCGCGCTGACCACGTGGGCGTTCGCCGCGGTCGCGCGCGCCGAGCCCGAGCCCCTCCCGCCGTCGTACGAGTCCGCCCAGGGCCCGGCGACCCAGGCGACGCTGGGGCAGGGCGAGGACCTCCTGCGTCTGCGCTTCGCGCTCGAAGCCGGCGCGGGCGTCGCGATCGACCCCGACGCGCTGGTCGGCGGCGCGCTGCACGTGGGCGCGCGCCTCGGCGTGCAGTGGAACGACTGGGTCGCGCTCTACTGGCAGGGCCGACTCATCGGCGCGGGCGCCGACGTCGGCGCAGGGCGCACGGGCTGGACGAACCTCACGTCCAACCTCGTCGGCGCGGACCTCACGATCGTCGACGTGCTCCAGGTCGGCGCCGGCGTCGGGATCGACTGGGCGACCGCCGACGTGTGCGGACGCCGGCTGTGCTGGGTCCAGGACGAGGGCCTCTACGCCGGCGTCGACGCGCGCCTCACGTTCATGCCGATCATCCAGGACGATCTGCTCGTCGGCGTGCGCAACGCCATGGCGATCTCGCTCGCGTGGCACGGCACGATCGTCGACCGCGGCGTGCTCAGCGTCGTCACGCTGAGCATCGGCTGGGAGATGTACTGATCCTCATGCGTCGTGGCGATCCAGCTCCTCGCGGAGGCGCTGCTCCAGCGCAGGATCGTCGACGTCGACGCGCGTGACGGGCTCGGCCTGCGCGCCTCGTCGCGACCAGCGCGCACCGATCGCGACGAGCACGAGGAGCGAGCCGACCAGCACCGCGAAGAGCGCCCCGGACGTCGTCTCGAGCGGCGCCGGAACCGCCAAGATCCGCTCGCCATGACGCGCGACGAGATCGCGCTCGATCGCGTCGGCGGGCTCGCCCGCACGGACGCGCCGATCGATCTCGTCGCGCAGCTCGCGCGCGAGAGGCGAGTCGTGCGTCGCGAGGCCCTCGACCCAGCAGCACGGCGCGACGAAGCGCTCGAACATCGCGCGCGAGCCCTGCGCCCTCGCGCTGCTCGCCGCGATCACGATCACCATCGCGACGAGCCAACCGACCGCGAGCCTGCCGAGCGAATGCATGCGTCGTTCGTCATGGCGCCAGCGCGCCCATTCCGCACTGCGGCCGATCGCCGCACCGCCGAAAACGAAAACGCGGCGGACGTCTCTCGACGCCGCCGCGTTCCTCCTCGCTCCGTCGAGCGCGCTACTCGTCCTGCGTCAGGTACGTGTAGCTGCCGAGCGATTCCTCGTAGTGCTTCATGAGCATCTTCACCTGATCGAAGGTGATGAGCCCCTGACGACGCGCGCGCTCCGCCTGGCGGCGCACACGCTCCACCATCGCGCCGGGCTCGTACTCCACGTACTCGAGCACCTGCGTGATCGTGTCGCCCTTCACGAAGTGCGAGACCTCGTAGCCGCCTTCGCCGTCGAGCTGCACGTGCACCGCGTTCGTGTCGCCGAACAGGTTGTGCAGGTCGCCGAGGATCTCCTGGTACGCGCCGTTCAGGAAGATGCCCATGAAGTAGCGCTCGCCCTCGCGCCATCGGTGCACGGGGAGCACGCGCTTCACGTCCTCGACGTCGATGAAGTGATCGACCTTGCCGTCGCTGTCGCACGTCAGGTCGGCGATCGTCGCCTTGATCGTCGGCTCCTCGTTCAGCCGGTGGATCGGCATGATCGGGAAGAGCTGATCGATGGCCCAGCTGTCGGGAATGCTCTGGAAGACCGAGAAATTCCCGTAGTACATCGCAGCCATGACCTGATCGAGCTGCTGCACCTCCTCGGGCACGCGCTTCATCGTCTTCGCGTAGTCCGAGATCTTCTCGCAGCACGACCAGAAGAGGCGCTCCGCCTGCGCGCGCTCGCGCAGACCGAGGTAGCCGAACTTGAAGAGCGACTCCGCCTCTTCCTTCGCCTGGCTCGCGTCGTGGAACGCTTCCTGGAGGTTCTTCGGCGCGATGCCCTGATACGTCTCGAAGAGCTGCTGCAGGATCTTGTGCGCCTTCGGCCCCGGATCCTGCGGCTTGCCGAAGCGCACCTCGTTGCGACCGACGACCTCGTACACGAGCACCGACTGGTGCGCGGCGATCGCGCGGCCCGACTCGGTCACGATCGTCGGCGGCGTGAGATCGTACTTCTCGCACGACTCCTTCACGGCCGCGACGACGTCGTACGCGTACTCCTGGATGTTGTAGTTCTTCGACGCGTGGAAGTCGGTCTTGCTGCCGTCGTAGTCGACGGCGAGACCACCACCGACGTCGAGGTAGCGCATGCTCGCGCCCATCTTCGCGAGCTCCGCGAAGATGTTCGCCGCCTCGCGCACCGCCTGCTTGATCGGGATGATGCTCGAGATCTGGCTGCCCGCGTGGAAGTGCAGGAGCTGCAGGCAGTCGAGCATGCCCTTCTCCTGCAGGCGGTCGACGACCTCGACGATCTCCGACGCGGTGAGGCCGAACTTCG includes:
- the speA gene encoding biosynthetic arginine decarboxylase, with translation MDDEHEAETWTIQRSADLYQVRGWGHPYFTINQAGRVEVVPDPERPSLTIDLYELVNDLDARGLELPLLLRFSDVLRDRIKRINECFAKAIDEYQYKGAYRGVFPVKVNQQKHFIDEVVEFGAPWRLGLEAGSKPELLIALSAEQEAGGLVICNGYKDQAYIETALLAQRFDKTVIVVLERIEELDFTFRAFAKTGIRPTIGVRAKLGSRGMGRWADSTGERAKFGLTASEIVEVVDRLQEKGMLDCLQLLHFHAGSQISSIIPIKQAVREAANIFAELAKMGASMRYLDVGGGLAVDYDGSKTDFHASKNYNIQEYAYDVVAAVKESCEKYDLTPPTIVTESGRAIAAHQSVLVYEVVGRNEVRFGKPQDPGPKAHKILQQLFETYQGIAPKNLQEAFHDASQAKEEAESLFKFGYLGLRERAQAERLFWSCCEKISDYAKTMKRVPEEVQQLDQVMAAMYYGNFSVFQSIPDSWAIDQLFPIMPIHRLNEEPTIKATIADLTCDSDGKVDHFIDVEDVKRVLPVHRWREGERYFMGIFLNGAYQEILGDLHNLFGDTNAVHVQLDGEGGYEVSHFVKGDTITQVLEYVEYEPGAMVERVRRQAERARRQGLITFDQVKMLMKHYEESLGSYTYLTQDE
- a CDS encoding YHS domain-containing protein; amino-acid sequence: MKRTILALLAVIALAACGGSSSSTETASAEPSHHDETTTAGAEQTALVPIGEAQIGDRSTCPVSGEEFVVTESSPTVTHEGRTYYFCCPHCAERFQANPAQFLQQQGATTESTEG
- a CDS encoding cytochrome c-type biogenesis protein, which produces MHSLGRLAVGWLVAMVIVIAASSARAQGSRAMFERFVAPCCWVEGLATHDSPLARELRDEIDRRVRAGEPADAIERDLVARHGERILAVPAPLETTSGALFAVLVGSLLVLVAIGARWSRRGAQAEPVTRVDVDDPALEQRLREELDRHDA